One stretch of Hevea brasiliensis isolate MT/VB/25A 57/8 chromosome 12, ASM3005281v1, whole genome shotgun sequence DNA includes these proteins:
- the LOC131171217 gene encoding putative receptor-like protein kinase At3g47110 has translation MKFSKRSFYTFVCLQVFLFFSINLGCLQAGASGRETDELALLKFKQGITSDPHGIFNSWNDSLHFCHWTGITCGRSHQRVTSLVLEGQNLFGSVSPYIGNLSFLRLINLQNNSLRGEIPQQLGKLFRLQKFFVNNNSLNGTIPLNLTRCFQLNTIYLQRNNLAGKIPEELGSLPKLEKLGLCNNHLTGEIPPSLGNLSSLTTFSATFNDLEGSIPNEMGRLKSLNSFAVGVNRLSGIIPPSLFNITSLSSLVFAANQLSGSLPDNIFFTLPNLQAFLVGGNYLSGPIPNSLSNASQLQRVDMGGNKFVGQVPTNLGNLQSILRLKFEFNNLGSNSSNDLLFLTSLTNCSNLQIFSITRNNFAGVLPDSVANFSTGLIRLYMGGNEITGIIPAAMENLVNLIDLQLEENLFTGFIPSQFGKLQKLQSLILSYNQLSGQIPSSIGNLTQFSRVLLSGNKLEGSIPSSIRNCQHLYAVQIAENRLSGELPEEVLGLTSLSKVLNLAFNSFTGHLPTEVGKLKNVNTLDISENNLSGEIPETIGGCLSLEYLYMQGNFFQGTIPSSLASLKGLQYLDLSRNNLSGQIPKDLQEIPYLQYLNLSFNDLEGEVPERGVFTNASALSLIGNNKLCGGVPELGLPKCPTKLLKKVKSHTLKLVVAIACVVPTLLSILIFFLIRRMRKSRTKPSVAPLEMNHLLKVSYKDLYQGTDGFSCSNLIGSGGFSSVYKGFLPQVQTPVAVKVLNLEQTGAIKSFMAECNSLGSIRHRNLVKLVTCCSSLDYKTNAFKALIFEYMGNGSLEKWLHPCAEGEDQKRSLNLLQRLNIAIDVASALHYLHDLCGKPIIHCDLKPSNVLLDDDMVAHVSDFGLAKLFSINSNLSLSQISTTRINGTVGYVAPGN, from the coding sequence ACTGGAATCACATGTGGTCGCAGCCATCAAAGAGTCACCTCCTTGGTCTTAGAAGGGCAGAATCTTTTTGGTTCTGTGTCACCATATATTGGCAACCTCAGTTTTCTTAGGTTGATCAACCTCCAAAACAACAGCTTAAGGGGCGAAATTCCGCAGCAACTTGGCAAGTTGTTTCGACTGCAGAAGTTCTTTGTCAACAATAACTCATTAAATGGTACAATTCCACTCAACTTGACTCGCTGTTTCCagctcaacacaatatatttacaGCGGAATAATCTTGCTGGAAAGATCCCAGAAGAACTTGGCTCCCTGCCAAAGCTGGAAAAGCTTGGACTTTGCAATAACCATCTGACAGGAGAAATTCCTCCTTCTTTAGGCAACCTTTCATCACTTACCACGTTTTCTGCAACATTTAATGATCTGGAAGGAAGTATTCCAAATGAGATGGGTCGATTAAAAAGCTTGAATAGTTTTGCCGTTGGAGTTAATAGATTATCAGGTATAATCCCTCCATCTCTTTTCAACATCACATCTTTGAGTTCTCTGGTATTTGCTGCCAATCAACTTAGTGGGAGTCTACCTGACAATATTTTCTTCACTCTCCCAAATCTTCAAGCTTTTTTAGTCGGTGGAAACTATTTGTCTGGCCCAATTCCAAATTCATTGTCTAATGCCTCTCAGCTTCAACGTGTTGATATGGGCGGGAACAAATTTGTGGGACAAGTTCCCACTAATCTTGGAAATTTACAGAGTATCTTACGGCTGAAATTCGAGTTCAATAATCTTGGAAGTAATTCATCGAATGACTTACTTTTCTTGACCTCCTTGACAAATTGTAGTAATCTACAAATCTTCTCTATCACCAGAAATAATTTTGCAGGTGTCTTGCCAGACTCTGTAGCCAATTTTTCAACTGGGCTCATTAGAttatatatgggaggaaatgaaaTCACTGGAATTATTCCTGCGGCAATGGAGAATCTTGTCAACTTAATTGATTTGCAATTGGAAGAAAACCTTTTCACAGGTTTCATCCCATCTCAGTTTGGAAAGCTTCAAAAGCTACAATCATTAATTTTAAGCTACAATCAATTGTCAGGTCAAATTCCGTCCTCCATTGGTAACCTCACTCAATTTTCTCGTGTATTGCTGTCTGGAAACAAATTGGAAGGAAGCATTCCTTCAAGTATTAGAAATTGCCAACATTTATATGCTGTACAAATTGCAGAAAATAGACTCAGCGGAGAGTTACCTGAGGAAGTTTTAGGTCTTACTTCTTTATCAAAAGTACTGAACTTAGCTTTTAACTCTTTCACTGGGCACTTACCAACAGAAGTGGGAAAGCTTAAAAATGTAAATACACTAGATATCTCAGAAAACAATCTTTCAGGTGAAATTCCTGAAACCATTGGAGGTTGCTTGAGCCTAGAATATCTTTATATGCAAGGAAATTTTTTCCAAGGAACCATCCCTTCATCTTTAGCTTCCCTTAAAGGCCTTCAATATTTAGATCTTTCGCGAAACAACTTGTCAGGACAAATTCCCAAAGATCTCCAAGAAATCCCTTATCTCCAATACTTGAATCTTTCGTTCAATGATCTTGAGGGAGAGGTACCAGAAAGAGGAGTATTTACTAATGCCAGTGCATTATCACTGATTGGGAATAACAAGCTTTGCGGTGGTGTCCCAGAACTTGGTTTACCAAAATGCCCTACTAAACTCTTGAAGAAAGTGAAATCCCACACTCTTAAGCTAGTGGTTGCAATTGCTTGTGTGGTTCCAACTCTGCTTTCGATTCTGATCTTTTTTCTTATTCGCCGGATGAGAAAATCAAGAACCAAGCCTTCTGTTGCACCCTTAGAAATGAACCACCTTCTAAAGGTATCTTATAAAGACCTTTATCAAGGAACGGATGGATTCTCTTGTAGCAATTTAATTGGTTCAGGTGGCTTTAGCTCTGTGTATAAAGGATTTCTACCTCAAGTCCAAACACCAGTAGCTGTTAAGGTCCTCAACCTCGAGCAAACGGGTGCCATTAAGAGCTTCATGGCTGAATGCAATTCTCTGGGGAGTATAAGGCATCGAAATCTTGTTAAGCTCGTAACATGTTGCTCCAGCTTAGATTACAAAACAAATGCATTCAAGgctttaatttttgaatatatGGGAAATGGAAGCCTAGAAAAGTGGCTGCATCCATGTGCAGAAGGTGAAGATCAGAAAAGAAGCTTGAACCTTCTTCAAAGACTCAATATCGCCATTGATGTAGCATCAGCATTGCATTATCTACATGACCTCTGTGGAAAGCCTATCATTCATTGTGACCTGAAACCCAGCAATGTTCTTCTTGATGATGACATGGTTGCTCATGTAAGTGATTTTGGTCTAGCAAAACTCTTCTCAATCAACAGCAATTTATCTCTGAGTCAAATCAGCACAACTAGAATCAATGGAACCGTTGGTTATGTTGCTCCAGGTAATTAA